A stretch of Fusarium poae strain DAOMC 252244 chromosome 2, whole genome shotgun sequence DNA encodes these proteins:
- a CDS encoding hypothetical protein (TransMembrane:13 (o73-97i109-127o139-157i169-189o195-215i227-250o270-289i301-321o341-366i378-399o405-425i437-458o544-562i)) yields the protein MATTTPATAPTNAMVQETRLSSDEKTEVGSNNIMDTTADNKDPQGGSASRSGSVNGNPAEQEPQYPGAAKLTLIISSLCLAIFLVALDQTIIAPALGAITAQFRSVKDIGWYGSSYLLTTTALQPMYGTIYKYFNVKIAYLGAVFIFEIGSLISAVAPSSVAFIVGRAIAGIGTAGLFSGSIVILSLIMPLEKRPLAFGLIGGMWGIASVAGPLLGGAFTEHATWRWCFYINLPIGGVAMIIVFFFVHVNRNTSDSVNMTFMDRIRKLDLAGAAIFIPAIVCLLLALQWGGADYAWSNSRIIGLFCGFGAMIAIFIGIQFWKGDQGTLPPRLFKNRNTLAAMSFAMFFGAGFFPLIYYLSLYFQAIQGVSAVQAGIKILPLLLATVLCSIVSGGVITAIGTYNYVIIPCMVLYTVGCGMLTTLDVNSPLKEWFGYQVLAGLGIGAGFQIGVLIVQTVLPQEWVPVGTACVQFAQAFGGAIFIAVSQTVFQNGLIDTIKADNIGIDPTIFLNSGASEIEDTLRKMGRLDALDTVLDAYMKGLRDTFYISLACAACALISCLFFQWKSVKKGPNGEDRKPEPAVPV from the exons ATGGCGACTACTACACCCGCCACGGCACCAACAAACGCCATGGTCCAAGAGACTCGTCTCTCATCCGACGAAAAGACTGAAGTCGGCTCCAACAACATCATGGATACAACTGCCGACAACAAAGATCCCCAGGGTGGATCTGCCTCTCGCTCTGGTTCCGTCAACGGCAACCCTGCTGAGCAAGAACCTCAGTATCCCGGCGCGGCAAAGCTCACCctcatcatctcatctctctgCCTCGCCATCTTTCTCGTTGCGCTGGACCAGACCATCATTGCGCCTGCTCTCGGCGCCATCACAGCCCAGTTCCGGAGTGTCAAGGATATCGGATGGTATGGCTCGTCTTATCTTCTTACCACCACGGCTTTGCAGCCCATGTACGGAACCATCTACAAGTATTTCAATGTCAAGATTGCCTACCTTGGTGCCGTCTTTATCTTTGAGATTGGTAGCTTGATCTCTGCTGTTGCGCCCTCTTCTGTTGCCTTTATTGTTGGACGAGCTATTGCTGGA ATTGGAACGGCTGGTCTCTTCTCTGGCTCAATCGTCATCCTCTCTCTCATCA TGCCCCTTGAGAAGCGTCCTCTTGCTTTTGGTCTCATCGGCGGTATGTGGGGTATTGCTTCCGTCGCTGGTCCTCTTCTTGGAGGTGCTTTTACCGAACATGCTACCTGGCGTTGGTGTTTCTACATCAACCTTCCCATTGGCGGTGTAGCCATGAtcattgtcttcttcttcgtccaCGTCAACCGAAACACCTCCGACAGCGTCAACATGACTTTCATGGACCGCATCCGCAAGCTCGACCTCGCCGGCGCCGCCATCTTCATCCCTGCTATCGTCTGTCTTCTTCTCGCCTTGCAGTGGGGCGGTGCCGATTATGCTTGGAGCAACTCACGCATCATTGGTCTCTTCTGTGGTTTTGGCGCCATGATTGCCATCTTTATTGGCATCCAGTTCTGGAAAGGTGACCAAGGCACTCTCCCCCCTCGTCTCTTCAAGAACCGAAACACCCTGGCTGCTATGTCCTTTGCTATGTTCTTCGGCGCTGGATTCTTTCCTCTCATCTACTACCTCT CTCTCTACTTCCAGGCTATCCAGGGTGTTAGCGCCGTCCAAGCTGGGATCAAGATtctccctctcctcctcGCCACGGTCCTTTGCTCCATCGTCTCAGGAGGTGTCATCACTGCCATTGGAACCTACAACTACGTCATCATCCCATGCATGGTCCTCTATACTGTCGGCTGCGGCATGCTCACCACTCTTGACGTCAACTCCCCTCTCAAAGAGTGGTTCGGCTACCAGGTTCTCGCCGGACTAGGCATTGGCGCAGGTTTCCAAATTGGTGTCCTTATTGTACAGACTGTACTTCCCCAGGAATGGGTTCCCGTCGGTACTGCGTGTGTGCAGTTTGCGCAAGCCTTTGGTGGTGCCATCTTCATTGCTGTCTCTCAGACCGTCTTCCAGAACGGCCTCATTGATACAATCAAGGCTGACAACATCGGCATTGATCCCACGATTTTCCTCAACAGTGGAGCTTCAGAGATTGAGGACACTTTGAGAAAGATGGGTCGTCTGGATGCCCTAGACACTGTTTTGGATGCATACATGAAGGGTCTCCGTGACACCTTCTACATCTCTCTTGCCTGCGCTGCCTGTGCGCTGATTTCTTGTCTGTTCTTCCAATGGAAGTCGGTCAAGAAAGGACCCAATGGCgaggatagaaagcctgaaCCTGCTGTACCTGTATAA
- a CDS encoding hypothetical protein (BUSCO:39364at5125), with product MAPRLLLFAGAPPSSSLNSESCTITQIDVSFAEFLGLTSQKPTHASLSDIAPWRSLPLKRKPLHTVFSQTHDVSVNLVNQSEFFTTADVSFKEQSQPFEVDGDGDGDAETTLSQFYDHSLALHNPVPSSQLDSFQETTFEETSFEGTSLMTTLAVEGAVDTTESVTSHLSDLEDIPPAPKILALHPQTITLNIIAGIISIAQPRTVTTRWGRTLSLIEILLGDETKTGFAVTFWLEESNAASAKISCLRRQDVVLMQNVALHVFQNKVYGQSLRRGMTKVSLLWRRDGSGLYSTRDLSKRGQMRPQLQKAKKVKDWVLRFVGAAAGIKTRASKARLSWDRPPDDTQ from the coding sequence ATGGCTCCAAGGCTGCTCCTATTCGCAGGCGCAccgccatcttcatctttaaACTCAGAATCCTGCACAATAACCCAAATCGACGTCTCGTTCGCCGAGTTCCTGGGGTTGACCTCTCAGAAGCCAACCCACGCGTCATTATCAGATATTGCACCATGGCGTTCTCTCCCCCTAAAGAGGAAACCTCTTCACACAGTGTTCAGTCAGACTCACGATGTCAGCGTCAACCTCGTCAACCAATCCGAGTTTTTTACCACGGCTGATGTCTCGTTTAAGGAACAATCGCAGCCTTTTGaggttgatggtgatggtgatggtgatgccgAGACAACGTTGTCGCAATTCTATGATCACTCTTTAGCTTTGCATAATCCCGTGCCTTCATCACAGCTTGACAGTTTCCAAGAAACGACTTTTGAGGAGACTTCTTTTGAGGGAACTTCTCTTATGACTACTCTTGCTGTAGAGGGGGCTGTTGATACGACAGAGTCTGTAACGTCGCATCTTTCCGATCTGGAGGACATACCGCCTGCACCGAAAATATTAGCCCTGCACCCCCAGACGATTACGCTTAATATCATTGCTGGGATAATATCTATCGCCCAGCCGCGGACAGTCACCACACGCTGGGGCCGCACCCTGTCGCTCATAGAGATCCTACTCGGCGACGAAACAAAAACAGGTTTCGCTGTCACATTTTGGCTTGAAGAGTCAAACGCTGCCTCCGCTAAGATTAGCTGTCTCCGGCGTCAAGATGTTGTTCTCATGCAGAATGTTGCTTTGCACGTGTTccaaaataaagtatatggCCAGAGTCTGCGCAGGGGCATGACCAAGGTGAGCTTGTTGTGGAGGCGGGACGGGTCTGGCCTCTACTCTACCAGAGACTTATCGAAACGAGGCCAGATGCGTCCGCAGTTACAAAAGGCAAAAAAGGTGAAGGATTGGGTGCTCAGATTCGTGggagctgctgctggaatCAAGACAAGGGCTTCAAAAGCGCGGCTCTCATGGGACAGACCACCAGATGATACACAGTGA
- a CDS encoding hypothetical protein (MEROPS:MER0209971): MSSFPFTIQEHTIEASHIREYARATSHSQDEKLYLHIKQYTPKDNTSPQKGDVAIIGGHANGFPKELYEPLWEEFYHESKRRNIRIRSIWIADTAWQGQSGLINQDALGNDPSWLDYARDILHMINTFRPPPPLMAMGHSFGANALTNVALLHPRVFTSLVLLDPVISHFASTPGASSAGPAAASMVRREVWPSRAEAAASFGRSAFYRTWDPRVLQRWIDFGIRNIPDQESVTLTTTKHQEIFTFLRPSWPAYDPQGKNVIHPEHTPDLDTSLNRRWSTYPVYRPEGPNTVARLPNVRPSVLYVFGGKSNVSPPELQDEKMAITGTGIGGSGGEAQGRVKKVVGENNGHLVPMEDPRMCASVAADWIKAELERWWVDERSYEEWASKSKEEKITVSDEFQKYIGKPAPRPGKGTNAKL; the protein is encoded by the exons ATGTCCTCCTTTCCGTTCACTATCCAAGAACATACAATCGAGGCTTCACATATACGTGAATACGCTCGTGCAACATCACACTCTCAAGATGAGAAGCTATATCTTCACATCAAGCAATACACACCCAAAGATAACACATCTCCACAAAAAGGCGATGTAGCCATCATTGGTGGACACGCCAATGGCTTCCCAAAG GAACTATACGAGCCTCTTTGGGAAGAGTTTTACCATGAATCTAAACGCCGAAACATCCGCATCCGAAGTATATGGATAGCCGATACAGCATGGCAAGGCCAAAGCGGTCTCATCAACCAAGACGCACTCGGCAATGATC CAAGCTGGCTTGACTATGCCCGAGATATTCTTCACATGATCAACACCTTCcgtccaccaccaccattaATGGCAATGGGTCATTCCTTTGGCGCAAATGCTCTCACAAATGTTGCTCTTCTTCACCCTCGTGTCTTCACATCTCTCGTCCTTCTTGACCCTGTCATCTCCCACTTTGCCTCCACGCCTGGTGCCTCAAGCGCAGGCCCCGCGGCAGCAAGCATGGTTCGTCGCGAAGTCTGGCCCTCGCGCGCCGAAGCAGCAGCATCTTTTGGTCGCAGCGCCTTCTACAGGACGTGGGATCCTCGTGTGTTGCAGCGCTGGATAGATTTTGGCATCAGAAATATACCAGACCAAGAGAGCGTAACTCTGACCACGACGAAGCACCAAGAGATTTTTACGTTTCTCCGTCCCAGCTGGCCAGCATATGACCCTCAAGGCAAGAATGTTATTCATCCTGAGCATACCCCGGATCTAGATACAAGCCTTAACCGACGTTGGTCAACATACCCTGTCTATCGTCCCGAGGGCCCAAACACTGTTGCTCGCCTTCCCAATGTTAGACCCAGCGTTCTATACGTATTTGGCGGTAAGAGTAACGTTTCCCCCCCGGAGCTTCAGGACGAGAAGATGGCCATCACGGGAACCGGGATCGGTGGTAGCGGCGGTGAGGCACAGGGTCGGGTCAAGAAGGTTGTTGGTGAGAACAACGGCCACTTGGTCCCCATGGAGGATCCCCGCATGTGTGCAAGTGTTGCGGCTGACTGGATTAAAGCTGAGCTTGAGCGGTGGTGGGTAGATGAGCGTAGCTACGAGGAATGGGCGAGCAAgtccaaggaggagaagatAACCGTTTCAGATGAGTTCCAAAAGTACATAGGCAAGCCTGCACCGCGCCCAGGCAAGGGCACAAACGCAAAATTATA